One window of the Clostridium sp. MB40-C1 genome contains the following:
- a CDS encoding TIGR03936 family radical SAM-associated protein, translated as MKMRYLVKFTKEGNIKFVGHLDLMRTIQRMIRRAEIPVQYSKGFNPHIILSIAQPLSVGAYSKGEYMDLEFTEEIDTDYVKEKLNESAPMGIKILNVVKAKEKIGEKKAAPAMALIEAAQYNVKIKCIDAETVKKDLKTLMAREEWIATKRSKKGSKEVNIKPMIKKINYNIDDSFLFINTTLTSGSKENLSAQLLGEYLSDNLNGINKEAFIDIERQDMYAYEGKKMLSLDEYLKE; from the coding sequence TTGAAAATGCGATATTTAGTAAAGTTCACTAAGGAAGGAAATATAAAATTTGTAGGGCACTTAGATTTAATGAGGACTATACAAAGAATGATAAGAAGAGCAGAAATTCCAGTGCAATATTCAAAGGGATTTAATCCGCATATAATTTTATCTATAGCTCAACCTCTTTCTGTAGGAGCATATTCCAAAGGAGAATATATGGATTTAGAGTTTACAGAAGAAATAGATACAGATTATGTAAAGGAAAAGTTAAATGAGAGTGCGCCTATGGGAATAAAAATTCTTAATGTGGTAAAAGCCAAAGAGAAGATAGGTGAGAAAAAAGCAGCGCCAGCTATGGCGCTTATTGAAGCTGCTCAATATAATGTGAAGATAAAATGTATTGATGCAGAAACAGTAAAAAAAGATTTGAAAACTCTAATGGCTAGAGAAGAATGGATTGCTACAAAAAGAAGTAAAAAAGGTAGTAAAGAGGTAAACATAAAGCCAATGATAAAGAAAATAAATTATAATATTGATGATAGCTTCTTATTTATAAATACAACTCTTACAAGTGGAAGTAAAGAGAATTTATCTGCTCAGCTTTTAGGGGAATATTTAAGTGATAATTTAAATGGAATAAATAAGGAGGCATTTATAGATATAGAAAGACAAGATATGTATGCTTACGAAGGAAAAAAGATGCTTAGTCTTGATGAATACTTAAAAGAATAA
- a CDS encoding ribonuclease E/G — protein sequence MEEVFIERQESILRIALKENNELKECFIEEESLEPSPGEIYKGVIKNIVPAIKCAFIDIGCEKNAYMYIHEKYGNSQVKNGDEVLVEIMKEPILDKGPKVTSQVSVPGRYVVIITYNKNINFSKKIDDNDNFKEYIMSQLTKPDDVGIMIRTNALNAEIEDINKEIEELYSIYEDVVKQGCYSIKPKLLYDGGGSLGRILKDILNENTEKVICDNKEDYDFISEFIKNKSDLNIELTMYFEDENLFSYYNIEREILSLRNSKVVLPGGGNIVIDKTEAMYVIDVNSAKNIKETSIDKTALNTNLEAAKEICRQVMIRNLSGIIIIDFIDVNNYNSKKKIMNVLKDGFREDKKKTVIYPFTQLNLVQIARKRRGKSIYDYIEEDCNLCKGKGKRIKFVYISSLIKNEIIKMNRSYNIDDIYIEVNEIYQKDILGDVLSFIKLINALDKKVYVNFMENLENFKVEPLLFNSQVKKLENLKIYG from the coding sequence TTGGAAGAAGTTTTTATAGAAAGACAGGAAAGCATCTTGAGAATAGCATTGAAGGAAAATAATGAATTAAAAGAGTGCTTTATTGAAGAAGAAAGTTTAGAGCCATCTCCTGGAGAGATATATAAGGGAGTAATTAAAAATATTGTTCCAGCTATTAAGTGTGCTTTTATAGATATTGGATGTGAAAAGAATGCTTATATGTACATACATGAAAAATATGGGAACTCTCAAGTGAAAAATGGAGATGAAGTCCTTGTTGAGATAATGAAGGAACCCATTTTAGATAAAGGTCCTAAAGTGACAAGTCAAGTTAGTGTACCAGGAAGGTATGTAGTTATAATAACTTATAATAAAAATATTAATTTTTCTAAGAAAATAGATGATAATGATAATTTTAAAGAGTATATAATGTCTCAGTTAACTAAACCAGATGATGTAGGAATTATGATAAGAACAAATGCTCTTAATGCAGAAATAGAAGATATAAACAAAGAGATAGAGGAGCTCTATTCTATCTATGAAGATGTTGTTAAACAAGGATGTTACTCTATAAAACCTAAACTTTTGTACGATGGTGGAGGAAGTTTGGGAAGAATTTTAAAGGACATATTAAATGAAAACACAGAAAAAGTTATTTGTGACAATAAAGAGGACTATGATTTTATAAGTGAATTTATAAAAAACAAGTCTGATTTAAATATAGAATTAACCATGTATTTTGAAGATGAAAATCTTTTTAGTTACTATAATATTGAAAGAGAAATCCTTTCTCTTAGGAATAGCAAAGTTGTATTACCTGGAGGAGGAAATATTGTTATAGACAAAACAGAAGCTATGTATGTTATAGATGTAAATTCTGCTAAAAATATAAAAGAAACATCTATAGATAAAACAGCTTTGAATACTAATTTAGAAGCTGCTAAAGAAATATGTAGACAGGTAATGATTCGAAATTTGAGTGGAATAATTATAATTGACTTTATAGATGTAAATAACTACAACAGCAAGAAGAAAATTATGAACGTATTAAAAGATGGATTTAGAGAAGATAAAAAGAAAACAGTAATTTATCCTTTTACACAGTTAAATCTTGTTCAAATAGCAAGGAAAAGAAGAGGAAAATCAATATATGATTATATAGAAGAAGATTGTAATTTATGTAAAGGGAAAGGTAAGAGAATAAAGTTTGTATATATAAGTAGTTTAATTAAAAATGAAATTATTAAAATGAATAGATCTTATAATATTGATGATATATATATTGAAGTGAATGAAATATATCAAAAGGATATATTAGGAGATGTTTTAAGTTTTATTAAGTTAATAAATGCTTTGGATAAAAAAGTATATGTGAATTTTATGGAAAATCTAGAAAATTTCAAGGTAGAACCACTTTTATTTAATAGTCAAGTGAAAAAATTAGAAAACCTTAAGATATATGGGTGA
- a CDS encoding Spo0B domain-containing protein encodes MNKFEGFVECLRKQRHDFMNELQVIYGYIQVGKDKKAKEYIEKIVNISKELSKIYSLGDNYFGVLMEENFKILLNNGVKLDLFIELEKLESNFEKEYHKKSNLVNNIFNEIGNNKYKFVHIYIFEDEIGESILISNCESVVDELDWMEEWEEINSNINDVKLHKYMYDEDVGYRLTFI; translated from the coding sequence ATGAATAAATTTGAGGGATTTGTAGAATGTCTTAGAAAGCAAAGACATGATTTTATGAATGAATTACAAGTTATATATGGATACATTCAAGTAGGAAAAGACAAAAAGGCTAAGGAATACATAGAAAAAATAGTGAATATAAGTAAAGAATTAAGCAAAATATACTCTTTAGGAGACAATTATTTTGGAGTTTTAATGGAAGAGAATTTTAAAATTTTATTGAATAACGGAGTGAAATTAGATTTATTTATAGAATTAGAAAAGCTAGAATCAAATTTTGAAAAAGAATACCATAAAAAAAGTAATTTAGTAAATAATATATTTAATGAAATTGGAAATAACAAATATAAGTTTGTTCATATATACATATTTGAGGATGAAATTGGTGAAAGTATACTTATTTCTAATTGCGAATCAGTAGTAGATGAGTTAGATTGGATGGAAGAGTGGGAAGAAATTAATTCAAATATAAATGATGTGAAATTGCACAAATATATGTATGATGAAGATGTTGGTTATAGATTGACTTTTATATAG
- the rplU gene encoding 50S ribosomal protein L21 → MYAVVKTGGKQYRVQEGDVIFVEKLTAEVDSNVELNEVLALNKDGNLVVGAPVVEGAKVVAKVLKQGKAKKVIVFKYKSKKDSKKKRGHRQPFTKLQIEKIEA, encoded by the coding sequence ATGTACGCTGTAGTTAAAACTGGAGGAAAACAATATAGAGTTCAAGAAGGAGACGTTATCTTCGTAGAAAAACTAACTGCTGAAGTTGACTCAAATGTTGAATTAAATGAAGTTCTTGCTTTAAATAAGGATGGAAACTTAGTTGTTGGAGCTCCTGTAGTTGAAGGTGCTAAGGTTGTTGCTAAAGTGCTTAAGCAAGGAAAAGCTAAGAAAGTTATCGTGTTCAAGTACAAATCAAAGAAGGACTCAAAGAAGAAAAGAGGCCACAGACAACCTTTTACAAAATTACAAATCGAAAAGATAGAAGCATAA
- the rpmA gene encoding 50S ribosomal protein L27, which yields MIRINLQMFAHKKGQGASKNGRDSESKRLGVKCGDGQFVLAGNILVRQRGTKIHPGNNVGRGGDDTLFAKVDGVVKYERVGRDKKQASVYPVEFEEIAE from the coding sequence ATGATAAGAATAAACCTTCAGATGTTTGCACATAAAAAAGGTCAAGGTGCATCTAAAAACGGTAGAGACTCTGAATCAAAAAGACTTGGAGTTAAATGCGGAGATGGACAATTTGTTCTTGCTGGAAACATATTAGTAAGACAAAGAGGAACAAAGATACACCCAGGAAACAATGTTGGTAGAGGTGGAGATGATACACTTTTTGCTAAGGTTGATGGTGTAGTAAAGTACGAAAGAGTTGGAAGAGATAAAAAACAAGCTAGTGTTTATCCTGTAGAATTTGAAGAAATAGCTGAATAA
- the obgE gene encoding GTPase ObgE, with translation MFIDIAKIFVKSGNGGNGCVSYRREKYIPLGGPDGGDGGSGGNVILQADRNLTTLLDFKYRKKYDAENGKDGLASKCSGRKAEDLVIKIPMGTIIKDMETGKIMADLSHEGDTYVVVRGGRGGRGNYHFATPTRRTPNFAEPGMPGEERWITLELKLLADVGLLGYPNVGKSTLLSMVSKAKPKIANYHFTTLKPNLGVIKPEGAPAFVMADIPGIIEGASEGVGLGLDFLRHIERTRLLIHVVDISGVEGRDPVEDFIKINEELKNYNVKLWDRPQIVAANKSDMLYDDEVFERFKNELNKIGFNKIFKISAATREGVDDLMKEAARVLSTIPVKDLEIDEAEKFIEEEKKFTYEINVEDNIYSINGSFVDRLLRSVNLDDPDSMRYLQKVLKDKRIIEELRKLGIEDGDIVKLEDFEFEFLL, from the coding sequence GTGTTTATAGATATAGCTAAAATATTTGTTAAGTCAGGAAATGGTGGTAATGGGTGCGTTTCCTATAGAAGAGAAAAGTATATTCCGCTAGGAGGTCCAGATGGAGGAGATGGAGGTAGTGGAGGTAATGTAATTTTACAAGCAGATAGAAATTTGACTACTTTACTGGATTTTAAGTATCGTAAAAAATATGATGCGGAAAATGGTAAAGATGGTTTAGCATCTAAATGTTCTGGTAGAAAAGCTGAAGATTTAGTTATAAAAATACCTATGGGAACGATAATTAAAGATATGGAAACTGGTAAAATAATGGCTGATTTGTCTCATGAAGGAGACACTTATGTGGTTGTTAGAGGAGGCAGAGGAGGCAGAGGAAATTATCATTTTGCTACTCCAACAAGAAGAACACCTAATTTTGCTGAGCCAGGAATGCCAGGAGAAGAAAGATGGATTACGTTAGAATTAAAACTATTAGCCGATGTAGGATTATTAGGCTACCCTAATGTAGGTAAGTCAACATTGCTGTCTATGGTGTCTAAAGCAAAACCTAAAATAGCTAACTATCATTTTACTACTTTAAAGCCTAATTTAGGTGTAATTAAACCGGAAGGAGCACCTGCTTTTGTAATGGCAGATATTCCAGGTATAATAGAAGGAGCGTCAGAAGGTGTTGGTCTTGGATTGGATTTCCTAAGGCACATAGAAAGAACAAGGCTTTTAATTCATGTAGTAGATATATCAGGTGTCGAAGGCAGAGATCCAGTGGAGGATTTTATTAAAATAAATGAAGAACTTAAAAATTATAATGTTAAATTATGGGATAGACCTCAGATAGTTGCAGCGAATAAAAGTGATATGTTATATGATGATGAGGTTTTTGAAAGATTTAAAAATGAACTTAATAAAATAGGGTTTAATAAGATATTTAAGATTTCTGCTGCAACAAGAGAAGGGGTAGATGATCTTATGAAAGAAGCTGCTAGAGTTTTAAGTACTATACCAGTAAAAGACTTAGAAATTGATGAAGCAGAGAAATTCATAGAAGAAGAAAAGAAATTTACGTATGAAATAAATGTTGAGGATAATATCTACTCTATAAATGGAAGCTTTGTAGATAGACTTCTTCGAAGTGTTAATCTTGATGATCCTGATTCTATGAGATACTTGCAAAAAGTTTTAAAGGATAAAAGAATAATAGAAGAACTAAGAAAACTTGGAATTGAAGATGGGGATATAGTAAAACTTGAGGATTTTGAATTTGAATTCTTATTATAG
- a CDS encoding M50 family metallopeptidase — MEKQKPLLIKFSKVFMIYIIVLIIIGFKGKVIISFLFVFMHELTHYITARKMGFKGFDIEILPIGAVLHLKDLDDAEPKEDIIISMSGPLFNLVAALIFGVLKNFFYSEYFNFIYLSNMALAIFNLLPAFPLDGGRILRDILSIKTYYKRANKITVNISFIVGFMMIICSLIVWRLKSLNLSILIIGFFIIISSYKEKERIVYLIMGDIIRKKYKFLKRGYIDNRSVSIYCKKTLLEALSIVDKNKYNIFIVLDEDMKTIGITYEESLVEGLKIYGNISIEEYLKSTDEIDKMDKWATMTVEEWSKWNEKSIKG; from the coding sequence ATGGAAAAACAAAAACCGTTATTAATTAAATTTAGTAAAGTTTTTATGATTTATATTATTGTTCTTATAATAATTGGATTTAAAGGAAAGGTAATTATTTCCTTTTTATTTGTTTTTATGCATGAATTAACTCATTATATTACTGCAAGGAAAATGGGTTTTAAAGGGTTTGATATAGAAATATTGCCTATAGGAGCTGTACTTCATCTTAAGGATTTAGATGATGCTGAGCCTAAAGAAGATATTATTATATCAATGAGTGGTCCTTTATTTAATTTAGTAGCTGCATTAATTTTCGGTGTTTTAAAGAATTTTTTTTATAGTGAATATTTTAATTTTATATATTTAAGTAATATGGCATTAGCTATATTTAATTTACTTCCTGCTTTCCCATTGGATGGTGGAAGAATTTTAAGAGATATTTTGTCAATAAAGACCTATTATAAAAGAGCAAACAAGATTACAGTTAATATTAGTTTTATAGTAGGATTTATGATGATAATATGTTCATTAATTGTATGGAGGTTAAAAAGTTTAAATTTAAGCATTTTAATTATTGGTTTTTTTATTATAATCTCGTCATATAAAGAAAAAGAAAGGATAGTTTATTTAATTATGGGAGATATTATTAGAAAGAAATATAAGTTTTTAAAGAGGGGATATATTGATAATAGAAGTGTATCAATATATTGTAAAAAAACTCTATTAGAAGCTCTTAGTATAGTAGATAAGAATAAATATAATATATTTATTGTATTAGATGAGGATATGAAAACTATAGGAATTACTTATGAAGAAAGTCTTGTTGAAGGACTAAAGATTTATGGCAACATTTCTATAGAAGAATATTTAAAAAGTACTGATGAAATTGATAAAATGGATAAGTGGGCTACAATGACAGTAGAAGAATGGAGCAAATGGAATGAAAAGAGCATTAAAGGATAG
- a CDS encoding GNAT family N-acetyltransferase — protein sequence MFKCIIDENIELRLLETIHAEEIFKSIDSCRNHLREWLPFVDGTKTIEDTKKFIDMTKEQFVSNSGFQAGIWYKEVFCGIIGYHKIDWNNKSVSIGYWLDERYVGKGIMTKVCKQFVDYAFNNLNLNRVEIRCGENNYKSRAIPQKIGFSEEGLIRDAEWLYDHYVNHVVYGMLAMEWASRE from the coding sequence ATGTTTAAATGTATAATTGATGAAAATATTGAGTTAAGGTTACTTGAAACTATACATGCAGAAGAAATTTTTAAGTCAATTGATTCATGTAGGAATCATTTAAGGGAATGGTTACCTTTTGTAGATGGAACTAAAACAATTGAGGATACAAAGAAATTTATTGATATGACAAAAGAACAGTTTGTATCAAATAGTGGTTTTCAAGCAGGAATATGGTATAAAGAAGTATTTTGTGGAATAATAGGATATCATAAAATTGATTGGAATAATAAATCTGTAAGTATAGGATATTGGCTAGATGAAAGATATGTTGGAAAAGGGATAATGACAAAAGTATGCAAACAATTTGTGGATTATGCATTCAATAATTTAAATCTAAATAGAGTAGAAATAAGATGTGGTGAGAATAATTATAAGAGTAGAGCTATTCCACAAAAAATTGGTTTTAGTGAAGAAGGTTTAATAAGAGATGCTGAATGGCTTTATGATCATTATGTTAACCATGTTGTCTATGGTATGTTAGCTATGGAATGGGCGAGTAGAGAATAA
- a CDS encoding TIGR03960 family B12-binding radical SAM protein — protein MNKISDDILYKVEKPSRYTGGELNCFYKDKDKVDIRFAFCFPDVYEVGMSHLGMKILYYTLNQREDTYCERAFAPWPDMEKLMRENDIPMYTLETKDSLKEFDFVSFTLQYEMSYTNILNMLNLANISLRASERGDDEPIVLCGGPCAYNPEPLYDIADIFALGEGEEQLDQLMDLYKEYKEKGIGKKQFLREAVKIRGIYVPSLYDVNYKEDGTLKEFKPKYEDIPKKVVKAIIRDFDSVPFPDKLIVPYGEIVHDRVTLETFRGCTRGCRFCQAGIVYRPVREKTAKTLIEEADKLIKATGYEEVSLVSLSTCDYSDIQNLIMSLIEKYKDKKVGVSLPSIRIDAFSVDLIKEIQKVRKTGLTFAPEAGSQRMRDIINKGVTEQNLLDSVTSAFKSGWSTIKLYFMLGLPYEKDEDIIGIAELGQKVVQQYYSIPKEERKKGLKVTLSTSIFVPKPFTPFQWAPQNKMEDMKNKIRLLRGKIKSRQITYNWHESPVSYMEAIIARGDRRICDVIIKAYEMGAKFDGWGEYFSFETWIKAMEACNIDGDFYACRERHYDEIFPWDFIDIGVSKEFLMEENEKAKKADLTPDCRQECRNCGILTNENFGKGVCFENAIFSKVH, from the coding sequence ATGAACAAAATTTCAGATGATATATTGTATAAGGTTGAAAAACCTTCTAGATATACTGGTGGAGAACTAAATTGTTTTTATAAAGATAAAGATAAAGTGGATATAAGATTTGCATTTTGTTTTCCAGATGTTTATGAAGTGGGCATGTCTCATTTAGGAATGAAGATACTTTATTATACATTAAATCAAAGAGAAGATACTTATTGTGAGAGAGCGTTTGCCCCATGGCCTGATATGGAAAAACTAATGAGAGAAAATGATATACCAATGTATACATTAGAGACAAAAGACTCCCTTAAAGAATTCGATTTTGTATCATTTACTCTTCAATATGAGATGAGTTATACTAATATACTTAATATGCTTAATTTAGCCAACATAAGTTTAAGAGCTTCTGAGAGAGGAGACGATGAACCCATTGTTCTATGCGGTGGTCCTTGTGCTTATAATCCTGAGCCACTTTATGATATAGCGGATATTTTTGCTTTAGGTGAAGGTGAAGAACAATTAGATCAGTTGATGGATTTATATAAAGAATACAAGGAAAAAGGAATAGGAAAAAAACAATTTTTAAGAGAGGCTGTAAAAATAAGAGGAATATATGTTCCAAGTCTTTATGATGTTAATTATAAAGAAGATGGTACTTTAAAGGAATTTAAACCTAAATATGAGGATATTCCTAAAAAGGTAGTAAAAGCAATAATACGAGATTTTGATAGTGTTCCTTTCCCGGATAAATTAATAGTGCCTTATGGTGAAATAGTCCATGATAGAGTAACTCTTGAAACTTTTAGAGGATGTACAAGAGGGTGTAGATTTTGTCAGGCGGGAATTGTTTATAGACCTGTTAGAGAAAAAACTGCTAAAACTCTAATAGAGGAGGCAGACAAGCTCATAAAAGCTACTGGGTATGAGGAAGTTTCATTAGTGTCTTTAAGTACATGTGATTATTCTGATATACAAAACCTTATTATGTCATTAATAGAAAAATATAAGGACAAAAAAGTTGGGGTTTCTCTTCCATCAATTAGGATTGATGCATTTTCCGTAGATCTTATAAAAGAAATTCAAAAGGTTAGAAAAACAGGACTTACTTTTGCCCCAGAAGCAGGAAGTCAAAGAATGAGAGATATAATAAATAAAGGAGTTACTGAGCAAAATCTTTTAGACTCTGTAACTAGTGCCTTTAAATCAGGGTGGTCAACTATAAAATTGTACTTTATGCTAGGACTTCCTTATGAAAAAGATGAAGACATAATAGGAATAGCAGAATTAGGACAAAAAGTTGTTCAGCAATATTATAGTATACCAAAAGAAGAAAGAAAGAAGGGACTTAAAGTAACATTAAGTACTTCGATTTTTGTACCTAAACCTTTTACGCCTTTCCAGTGGGCACCACAAAATAAAATGGAAGATATGAAAAATAAAATAAGGCTTTTAAGAGGAAAAATTAAAAGCAGACAAATTACATATAACTGGCATGAGTCGCCAGTAAGTTACATGGAAGCTATAATTGCAAGAGGAGATAGAAGAATTTGTGATGTTATAATAAAAGCTTATGAAATGGGAGCTAAATTTGATGGATGGGGAGAATATTTTAGTTTTGAAACATGGATTAAAGCTATGGAAGCTTGCAATATAGATGGAGATTTTTATGCCTGCCGTGAAAGACATTATGATGAAATTTTTCCTTGGGATTTTATAGATATTGGTGTATCAAAAGAATTTTTAATGGAAGAAAATGAGAAGGCTAAAAAAGCTGATCTTACACCGGATTGTAGACAAGAGTGTAGAAATTGTGGAATACTTACTAATGAAAATTTTGGAAAGGGGGTTTGTTTTGAAAATGCGATATTTAGTAAAGTTCACTAA
- a CDS encoding helix-turn-helix domain-containing protein, with amino-acid sequence MEKLLIGDVIYRLRKENGITQEQLANFIGVSTAAVSKWESGISYPDITLLPVIATFFNVTIDMLLNFKTELSDEEVMNIFTKCEKLFSNGKLEEGIDKSKSYVTKYPNSYYLKLRIGFLFTMYSWKSLNEEDGKKMIGYSIQLYEDISKNCTKVELVEQALFQLGGLYPSIDEEDKAIEALNKIHKSVLDPNDLLSSIYTNKGEYKKAREMMQSKLYKSINDITLQCIGLASSYKKEKKDLKTIEKYYNLSINIKKVFSPQCDAVMDLSFEYLNFAQIYLEFNEAEKAIDILHKMVDFMKKHDINNIGDFSSAWCFSEIPKGKRTITMNLYENMLKIFEAPEFDLIRESEEFIAILNEVKSLEKKSLSEK; translated from the coding sequence ATGGAAAAGTTGTTAATAGGTGATGTTATTTATAGATTAAGAAAAGAAAATGGAATTACTCAAGAGCAGTTAGCAAATTTTATTGGAGTATCAACAGCAGCAGTATCAAAATGGGAAAGTGGGATTTCATATCCAGATATAACTTTATTGCCAGTTATTGCAACGTTTTTTAATGTTACTATAGATATGTTATTAAACTTTAAAACTGAACTTTCAGATGAAGAGGTTATGAATATATTTACTAAATGTGAAAAACTATTTAGCAATGGTAAATTAGAAGAAGGTATAGATAAGAGTAAGAGTTATGTAACAAAATATCCTAATAGCTATTATTTAAAGCTTAGAATAGGTTTTTTATTTACTATGTATTCATGGAAAAGCTTAAATGAGGAAGATGGTAAAAAAATGATAGGTTATTCTATTCAGTTATATGAAGATATTTCTAAAAATTGCACAAAGGTAGAATTAGTTGAACAAGCATTATTTCAACTTGGTGGATTATATCCATCTATAGATGAAGAAGATAAGGCAATAGAGGCACTTAATAAAATTCATAAAAGTGTACTTGATCCTAATGATCTACTCTCAAGTATATATACCAATAAGGGTGAATATAAAAAAGCAAGAGAGATGATGCAAAGTAAGTTGTATAAGAGTATTAATGATATAACTCTTCAATGTATAGGATTAGCAAGTTCATACAAGAAAGAGAAAAAAGATTTAAAGACAATAGAAAAATATTATAATTTATCAATAAATATTAAAAAGGTTTTTTCACCACAATGTGATGCAGTTATGGATTTATCATTTGAGTATTTAAACTTTGCACAAATTTATCTAGAATTTAATGAAGCTGAAAAAGCAATAGATATATTACACAAAATGGTGGATTTTATGAAAAAACATGATATCAATAATATTGGGGATTTTAGTTCGGCTTGGTGTTTTAGTGAAATTCCAAAAGGAAAACGTACTATAACTATGAATTTATATGAAAATATGCTTAAAATTTTTGAAGCACCAGAATTTGATTTAATTAGAGAAAGTGAAGAATTTATTGCTATACTTAATGAAGTGAAAAGTTTGGAGAAAAAGTCTTTAAGTGAGAAGTAG
- a CDS encoding ribosomal-processing cysteine protease Prp, whose amino-acid sequence MIDVVFKLDESYIVAFEVEGHAGFDDAGSDILCSAVSFLSQATLNGLIEILKVNVQYKAEDDGYLNVSIENEEDEHIEKCQVLLKTMLLGIKSLIKDGYGDYVRLFIKEV is encoded by the coding sequence ATGATTGATGTAGTATTTAAGTTGGATGAGAGTTATATTGTAGCATTTGAAGTTGAAGGCCATGCAGGGTTTGATGATGCAGGTAGTGATATTTTGTGCAGTGCAGTATCATTTTTATCACAGGCCACTTTAAATGGTCTTATTGAGATATTAAAGGTGAATGTACAGTATAAAGCTGAAGATGATGGATACTTAAATGTCAGCATAGAAAATGAAGAAGATGAACATATTGAAAAATGTCAGGTCTTACTTAAAACTATGTTGTTGGGAATAAAAAGTTTAATTAAGGACGGCTACGGAGACTATGTACGTCTGTTTATTAAGGAGGTGTAA
- the yhbY gene encoding ribosome assembly RNA-binding protein YhbY translates to MISSKQRAYLRGMANTMQPIFQVGKNGVEDPLLKQLEDAIKKRELIKLKVLNNSGLTAREASDIICEEINCEGVQAIGNIVVIYKKAKKPKIELPK, encoded by the coding sequence ATGATCAGTAGTAAACAAAGAGCTTATTTAAGAGGGATGGCAAATACAATGCAACCAATTTTTCAGGTTGGTAAAAATGGTGTAGAAGATCCTCTTTTAAAACAATTAGAAGATGCAATAAAAAAGAGAGAGTTAATTAAACTAAAAGTTTTAAACAATAGTGGACTTACTGCTAGAGAAGCTTCGGACATAATTTGCGAGGAAATAAATTGTGAAGGGGTTCAAGCAATAGGTAACATAGTAGTAATCTATAAAAAAGCTAAAAAACCTAAAATAGAATTGCCTAAATAA
- a CDS encoding 3'-5' exonuclease, which yields MGFYIMQDLEMKFIPYNLLALDFEFITTRVVKNKAKKYLQEIIEVGAVYKEDDKILEFESVIKPRNYIQSKHKPLYAIYAGRFSEDKIEDGMDLEKAINELKKIYIPGETIWISWGKSEYDILKTICKDYEISFPFLKDDYLDLSKEFAQFYKIKKSVSLDKALNMLDIPSLSRHEALPDARALMRITERMFMEGYEIEEKY from the coding sequence ATGGGCTTTTATATTATGCAGGATTTAGAAATGAAGTTTATCCCATATAATTTATTAGCTTTAGATTTTGAATTTATAACTACAAGGGTAGTTAAGAATAAAGCTAAAAAATATCTTCAGGAAATTATTGAAGTAGGTGCTGTGTATAAAGAAGATGATAAGATTTTGGAATTTGAAAGTGTAATTAAACCAAGGAATTATATACAATCTAAGCATAAACCACTTTATGCTATTTATGCAGGAAGATTTTCAGAAGATAAAATAGAAGATGGTATGGACTTGGAAAAAGCTATTAATGAATTAAAAAAGATATATATTCCAGGAGAAACGATTTGGATATCTTGGGGAAAATCAGAGTATGATATTCTAAAAACTATATGCAAAGATTATGAGATAAGTTTTCCTTTTTTAAAAGATGATTATTTAGATTTATCTAAGGAATTTGCACAATTTTATAAGATTAAGAAAAGTGTTTCTTTAGATAAAGCTTTAAATATGTTAGATATACCTTCTTTAAGTAGGCATGAAGCTCTTCCAGATGCAAGAGCTTTGATGAGGATAACAGAAAGAATGTTTATGGAAGGATATGAAATAGAAGAAAAATACTAA